The following proteins are co-located in the Bacillus pumilus genome:
- a CDS encoding divergent PAP2 family protein — protein MSVLTNFPLLASLAAIFFAQFVKVPIQFIISRRLDWSLITSTGGMPSSHSAAVTALSTAVALEHGLGTSIFAISAIFAIITMFDATGVRRQAGEQATVLNKLVTDFNHFVAEAKNFPSAEEKEKQKKLKELLGHKPIEVFFGGLTGILLTLILDYYFM, from the coding sequence ATGAGCGTACTGACGAATTTTCCGCTGCTTGCCAGCCTTGCAGCCATCTTTTTTGCACAATTTGTAAAAGTACCCATTCAATTTATCATTTCTAGACGCCTAGATTGGTCGCTCATTACAAGCACAGGCGGAATGCCAAGTTCACACTCCGCAGCAGTAACAGCACTCTCAACAGCAGTTGCTTTAGAGCACGGGCTAGGAACATCTATTTTTGCCATTTCCGCCATCTTTGCTATTATTACGATGTTTGATGCGACGGGTGTTCGCAGACAGGCAGGAGAACAGGCGACTGTTCTCAACAAACTGGTGACAGATTTCAACCATTTTGTTGCCGAAGCAAAGAATTTCCCAAGTGCGGAAGAAAAAGAGAAGCAAAAGAAATTGAAAGAGCTTCTTGGGCATAAGCCGATTGAAGTCTTCTTCGGCGGCTTAACAGGGATCTTGCTGACACTCATCTTAGATTATTACTTCATGTAG
- a CDS encoding 3D domain-containing protein yields MKTWMKRLFMTVLFMLALMTSFTGISGVEPSDLAAWVKETDVGTQVSSFFQHQKRQTMAVKSDDLRAASLEEAFNWNDYPKQKVVATGYTAGVESTGKTKEHHAYGITYSGVKVKRDLYSTVAADPSVFPIGTVLFIPNYGYGVVADTGKAIKGHKLDLYYETVDDVYREWGKKVLDVYIIKKGEGTLTEKDLNQLNEAESMQVFRQQFQANKE; encoded by the coding sequence ATGAAAACATGGATGAAACGATTGTTCATGACAGTCCTTTTTATGCTTGCATTGATGACGAGCTTCACGGGCATATCTGGTGTAGAACCAAGTGATCTAGCTGCATGGGTGAAAGAGACCGATGTAGGCACGCAAGTATCTTCTTTTTTTCAACATCAAAAAAGGCAAACGATGGCGGTCAAAAGCGATGACTTGCGAGCTGCTTCTCTCGAAGAAGCGTTTAATTGGAATGACTATCCAAAGCAAAAGGTCGTTGCCACAGGCTATACAGCAGGTGTGGAATCAACAGGTAAAACGAAGGAACATCATGCATATGGCATTACATATTCAGGCGTCAAAGTGAAACGTGATTTATATTCAACAGTGGCAGCGGACCCATCTGTCTTTCCAATTGGAACCGTGCTGTTTATCCCAAACTATGGCTACGGTGTGGTAGCAGATACAGGTAAAGCCATTAAAGGTCATAAGCTTGATTTATACTATGAAACCGTTGATGATGTGTATAGAGAATGGGGTAAAAAAGTGCTGGATGTCTATATTATCAAAAAGGGCGAAGGGACTTTAACAGAAAAAGACTTAAATCAGCTGAATGAAGCGGAATCGATGCAAGTTTTCCGGCAGCAGTTTCAAGCCAATAAAGAATAA
- a CDS encoding YuiB family protein, with protein sequence MISLPVVIISVILFFVLFFGIGFLLNMLLRMSWIMAILYPIVCLFIINNQKMVTYVREPGIAFSGIGDRIVSLAAADIIILLSGLIGAITSGFVINALRKRGYQMF encoded by the coding sequence GTGATCAGTTTACCAGTTGTTATCATTTCAGTTATTTTATTTTTCGTGTTATTTTTCGGCATTGGCTTTTTGCTGAATATGCTGCTAAGAATGTCATGGATTATGGCAATTTTATATCCAATTGTATGCCTTTTCATTATCAATAATCAAAAGATGGTGACATATGTAAGAGAGCCTGGCATCGCCTTTTCAGGGATAGGAGACCGCATCGTCTCACTCGCTGCGGCAGATATCATCATTTTATTAAGCGGCTTAATTGGTGCCATTACATCAGGTTTTGTCATCAATGCACTTCGAAAAAGAGGGTATCAAATGTTTTAA
- a CDS encoding YuiA family protein — MKAQTKEKTSACQYCSGKGYFQLLLGGSETCEECKGTGKKH, encoded by the coding sequence ATGAAGGCACAAACAAAAGAAAAGACGTCAGCCTGTCAATATTGTTCAGGAAAAGGATATTTTCAGCTACTGCTCGGCGGCTCTGAAACATGTGAGGAATGTAAAGGGACAGGAAAGAAGCATTAA
- a CDS encoding NAD(P)/FAD-dependent oxidoreductase — MPVNKPKIVVLGAGYGGLMTVTRLTKQLGTNDADITLVNKHNYHYETTWLHEASAGTLHHDRCRYQIKDVINSSRVNFVQATVESIDKEAKKVVTSDGELSYDYLVVALGAVPETFGIAGLKEYAFSISNINSARQLREHIELQFATYNTEAEKRPERLTIVVGGAGFTGIEFLGELGNRVPELCKEYDIDQKDVRIICVEAAPTALPGFDPELIDYAMNYLQGKGVEFKIGTAIKECTPEGIIVGKDDDTEEIKAETVVWAAGVRGNPIVEEAGFENMRGRVKVSPDLRVPENEDVFIIGDCSLIINEEINRPYPPTAQIAMQQGETVAKNLAALVKGGTLDSFKPDIKGTVASLGEHDAVGVAFGKKLQGTKASAMKKIIDNRSLFMVGGPGLVLKKGKFKFF; from the coding sequence ATTCCAGTGAATAAACCGAAAATCGTTGTATTAGGTGCAGGTTATGGCGGATTAATGACTGTAACAAGATTAACAAAACAGCTTGGCACAAATGATGCGGACATTACTCTTGTGAACAAGCATAATTATCATTACGAAACGACATGGCTACATGAAGCAAGTGCAGGTACACTTCATCATGACCGCTGTCGTTATCAAATCAAAGATGTGATTAACAGTTCCCGTGTCAACTTTGTACAAGCAACAGTTGAAAGCATTGATAAGGAAGCAAAGAAAGTTGTGACATCAGATGGCGAACTTTCTTACGACTACCTTGTTGTCGCGCTTGGTGCTGTTCCTGAAACATTTGGCATCGCAGGACTGAAAGAATATGCATTCTCCATCTCTAACATCAACTCTGCTCGTCAGCTTCGTGAGCACATTGAGCTTCAATTTGCGACGTATAACACTGAAGCTGAAAAGCGTCCAGAGCGTCTGACAATCGTTGTCGGCGGTGCGGGCTTCACAGGTATTGAGTTCCTTGGTGAGCTTGGAAACCGTGTGCCAGAGCTGTGCAAAGAATATGATATTGATCAAAAAGACGTACGTATTATCTGTGTAGAAGCTGCGCCAACAGCTCTGCCAGGATTCGATCCTGAATTGATCGACTATGCGATGAACTACCTTCAAGGTAAAGGTGTTGAGTTCAAAATCGGTACAGCGATCAAAGAATGTACGCCTGAAGGCATCATTGTTGGAAAAGACGATGATACGGAAGAAATCAAAGCTGAAACCGTTGTTTGGGCTGCAGGTGTACGCGGTAACCCTATCGTTGAAGAAGCTGGATTTGAAAACATGCGCGGCCGCGTAAAAGTTTCTCCAGATCTTCGTGTACCAGAGAATGAAGATGTATTCATCATTGGTGACTGCTCATTGATCATCAATGAAGAAATCAACCGCCCATACCCACCAACAGCACAAATTGCAATGCAGCAAGGTGAGACAGTAGCGAAAAACCTTGCAGCACTAGTAAAAGGTGGAACACTTGATAGCTTTAAGCCAGACATCAAAGGAACAGTTGCTTCTCTTGGTGAACACGACGCTGTAGGTGTTGCATTTGGTAAAAAACTTCAAGGGACAAAAGCTTCTGCAATGAAGAAAATCATCGACAACCGTTCTTTATTCATGGTTGGCGGACCAGGACTTGTTCTGAAAAAAGGAAAGTTCAAGTTCTTCTAA
- the yumC gene encoding ferredoxin--NADP reductase 2 yields the protein MQEDSKVYDITVIGGGPVGLFTAFYGGMRQASVKIIESLPQLGGQLSALYPEKYIYDVAGFPKIRAQELVDNLKEQMDKFEQTICLEQAVETVEKQADGIFKLVTNQEVHYSKTIIITAGNGAFQPRKLELDAAESFEGSNLHYFINDLNQFAGRRVAVLGGGDSAVDWALMLEPIAKEVSIIHRRDKFRAHEHSVENLHNSKVNVLTPFVPTELIGEDRIEQIVLEEVKGDKKQVLDVDDVIVNFGFVSSLGPIKQWGLEIEKNSIVVKSTMETNIEGFYAAGDICTYEGKVKLIASGFGEAPTAVNNAKAYMDPKARVQPLHSTSLFENK from the coding sequence ATGCAAGAAGATTCTAAGGTATATGACATTACCGTTATCGGGGGCGGCCCAGTTGGGTTGTTTACTGCATTTTACGGAGGCATGAGACAGGCAAGTGTGAAAATCATTGAAAGCCTTCCTCAGCTCGGCGGTCAACTATCCGCTCTTTACCCTGAAAAATACATTTATGATGTGGCAGGTTTTCCAAAAATCCGCGCACAAGAATTAGTTGATAACTTAAAGGAACAAATGGATAAATTTGAACAAACCATTTGCTTAGAACAAGCTGTTGAAACGGTTGAAAAGCAGGCAGATGGTATTTTTAAACTTGTCACAAATCAAGAGGTTCATTATTCTAAAACGATCATCATTACAGCTGGCAACGGTGCATTCCAACCGAGAAAGCTTGAACTTGATGCAGCAGAATCATTTGAAGGCAGCAACCTGCATTACTTCATTAATGACTTGAACCAATTTGCCGGCAGACGTGTCGCTGTTCTTGGCGGTGGAGACTCTGCGGTGGACTGGGCACTGATGCTTGAGCCAATTGCAAAAGAAGTATCCATTATTCACCGCCGCGATAAATTCCGCGCGCATGAGCACAGTGTAGAAAACCTGCACAACTCGAAAGTCAATGTGCTGACACCATTTGTGCCTACTGAGCTCATTGGTGAAGACCGCATTGAACAAATTGTGCTTGAAGAAGTCAAAGGCGACAAAAAACAAGTACTTGATGTGGACGATGTGATCGTCAACTTCGGTTTTGTTTCCTCCCTTGGACCAATCAAACAATGGGGCCTTGAAATCGAAAAGAACTCCATCGTCGTCAAATCCACAATGGAAACAAACATCGAAGGCTTCTATGCAGCAGGAGACATCTGTACGTATGAAGGAAAAGTCAAATTGATTGCCAGCGGATTTGGTGAAGCACCAACTGCTGTAAACAACGCAAAAGCATACATGGACCCAAAAGCCCGTGTACAGCCTCTTCACTCCACAAGCTTATTTGAAAACAAATAA
- a CDS encoding MerR family transcriptional regulator translates to MKVKEVAELFGISIRTLHHYDQIGLLIPKEVTDSRYRLYSEENLETLQQILFFKELGFPLKEIKKMMHNPSFNKEEAFTLQRKMLIEKRNKFNKMIENIDKTLQHLIGETKFTYKERFQIMNMKLNQFEEEARRRWGNQTIDEVSSKLKDLSKEEQIDLSDSWDRIFNNLASLRNHSPQSKAVQVAIKEWYDFLNENFSHYSFDAFYGLGQLYIQDERFTKYIDRYGEGLASFMSEAMKVFTTLHKRGHSDEDYD, encoded by the coding sequence ATGAAAGTAAAAGAAGTCGCTGAATTGTTTGGTATTAGTATTCGTACACTTCATCATTACGATCAGATTGGTTTATTGATACCAAAAGAAGTCACTGATTCTCGTTATAGGCTCTATTCAGAAGAAAACCTTGAAACATTACAGCAGATATTATTTTTCAAAGAACTTGGGTTTCCCTTGAAGGAAATCAAAAAGATGATGCACAATCCTTCATTTAACAAGGAAGAAGCTTTTACCTTACAAAGAAAAATGTTAATAGAAAAACGAAATAAATTCAATAAAATGATTGAAAATATTGATAAGACGCTACAGCATTTGATTGGAGAAACTAAATTCACCTATAAAGAAAGGTTCCAGATTATGAACATGAAATTAAATCAATTTGAAGAAGAAGCTCGTCGGCGTTGGGGAAATCAAACTATTGATGAAGTAAGCTCAAAACTAAAGGATTTGTCTAAAGAGGAACAAATTGACTTATCCGATAGCTGGGATAGGATATTTAATAACCTAGCCTCCCTTCGCAATCATTCCCCTCAATCCAAAGCGGTACAAGTCGCAATCAAAGAATGGTATGACTTTTTAAACGAAAACTTTAGTCACTACTCTTTTGATGCATTTTACGGATTAGGTCAACTCTACATTCAAGATGAACGTTTTACAAAGTATATAGATCGATATGGCGAAGGCTTGGCTTCATTTATGAGCGAAGCGATGAAAGTCTTTACTACTCTTCATAAAAGGGGGCATAGCGATGAAGATTATGATTGA
- a CDS encoding DUF2268 domain-containing protein — MKIMIENTIDQYEKLFSMQHNKEHFFRYTMMKPFEKMWNMINVPLKAKQQNGYDVIMATTMLGYLDISDTQTGRQALKRLQEIQSLQTANITLHHCMDFIKKHNLLINADELRFGLYIADSKKLELQKGYCGFGGIPGFIQVSLYPNSYNIPRIPAIIAHEFHHNIRFSYFEWDYGNVTVGDYLIIEGLAESFAKELYGGHLLGPWVTSFDKQDLEYSKEVIKDALHTKGFAEVSSYMFGDTIAKEQGYQPVGLSPFAGYAVGYQAVQSFMKTNNVGIEEATLLGTDEILRNCEFFFK; from the coding sequence ATGAAGATTATGATTGAGAATACAATCGATCAATACGAAAAGTTATTTTCAATGCAACACAATAAAGAACATTTTTTCCGATACACCATGATGAAACCTTTTGAAAAGATGTGGAATATGATAAACGTTCCGTTAAAAGCTAAACAGCAAAATGGCTATGATGTAATAATGGCAACCACCATGCTTGGCTATCTTGATATATCAGATACACAAACTGGGCGACAGGCATTAAAAAGATTACAAGAAATTCAATCTCTTCAAACAGCAAATATTACCTTGCATCATTGTATGGATTTTATAAAGAAACACAACCTTCTTATTAATGCTGATGAATTGAGGTTTGGCCTATATATAGCTGATTCGAAGAAGCTTGAACTGCAAAAAGGATATTGTGGTTTTGGAGGAATTCCAGGGTTTATTCAAGTATCATTATATCCAAATTCATATAATATCCCACGAATTCCTGCTATCATTGCACATGAATTCCATCATAATATCCGCTTTTCCTATTTTGAATGGGATTACGGAAACGTGACAGTTGGAGATTACTTAATTATAGAGGGTTTAGCTGAATCATTTGCAAAAGAACTTTATGGTGGACACCTTTTAGGACCTTGGGTCACTTCTTTTGATAAACAGGACTTAGAATATTCAAAAGAAGTGATTAAAGACGCTTTACATACGAAAGGGTTTGCTGAGGTTAGTAGTTATATGTTTGGTGATACCATTGCCAAAGAACAAGGCTATCAACCTGTCGGATTATCACCCTTTGCTGGTTATGCAGTAGGTTATCAAGCTGTACAATCTTTCATGAAAACCAATAACGTAGGAATTGAAGAAGCTACATTACTTGGTACAGATGAAATACTAAGAAATTGCGAATTCTTTTTCAAGTAA
- the erpA gene encoding iron-sulfur cluster insertion protein ErpA yields the protein MSTPVTITEAAALQIKDMMKEHEEENAFLRVGVKGGGCSGLSYGMGFDHEVSEKDTQFEQHGIQVLVDSESLDIMNGTIIDFKQSLMGGGFTIDNPNAIASCGCGSSFRTATNTGSPEEC from the coding sequence ATGAGTACACCAGTAACCATTACAGAAGCTGCTGCACTGCAGATTAAAGATATGATGAAAGAGCATGAAGAAGAAAATGCGTTCCTAAGAGTGGGCGTAAAAGGCGGCGGCTGCAGCGGTCTTTCGTACGGCATGGGCTTTGACCATGAAGTCTCGGAGAAAGACACACAGTTTGAACAGCACGGGATCCAAGTCCTGGTCGACTCTGAAAGCCTTGATATCATGAACGGAACCATCATTGATTTCAAACAATCACTAATGGGCGGCGGCTTCACCATCGACAATCCGAACGCCATTGCGTCATGTGGATGTGGTTCTTCTTTCAGAACAGCCACGAATACCGGTTCGCCGGAAGAGTGTTAA
- the dapF gene encoding diaminopimelate epimerase: MTSFQFTKMHGLGNNYIYVNQMKEQLPEEQLSEMAIRVSSVYTGIGSDGMILICPSDVAPVKMRIFNNDGSEGKNCGNGLRCVAKYVYEHQIVTDTTFQIETLSGLVEATVHIKDDHVQLVTVDMGKPRFEKEAMPMLGEPGSTTINEPLDFGTATLNGTAVSMGNPHIVFNLEDIEKAPLDTLGPIIEKHETFPEGVNVEFVEIVSETELHFRVWERGSGITQACGTGACAAAVSTIINGHAKKETDMTVHLAGGDLIIRWKDNGHVLMTGPAETICDGTFYL, from the coding sequence ATGACATCATTTCAATTCACGAAAATGCACGGACTAGGAAATAATTATATTTACGTCAATCAGATGAAGGAACAGCTTCCAGAAGAGCAGCTATCAGAGATGGCGATCCGTGTTTCTTCTGTTTATACAGGAATCGGTTCTGACGGGATGATTCTCATTTGCCCATCAGATGTTGCACCTGTGAAAATGCGCATTTTCAACAATGATGGATCAGAGGGGAAAAACTGCGGTAACGGGCTGCGCTGCGTCGCAAAATATGTGTATGAGCATCAGATTGTGACAGACACGACGTTCCAGATTGAGACATTGTCAGGACTCGTTGAAGCTACTGTCCATATCAAAGATGATCACGTTCAGTTAGTCACAGTAGATATGGGAAAACCACGTTTCGAAAAAGAAGCGATGCCAATGCTGGGCGAGCCAGGCAGCACAACGATCAATGAGCCGCTTGATTTTGGCACCGCGACTTTAAATGGAACGGCCGTTTCAATGGGTAACCCGCACATCGTTTTTAATTTAGAGGACATTGAGAAAGCTCCGCTCGATACACTTGGACCGATCATTGAAAAGCACGAGACGTTCCCAGAGGGCGTCAATGTGGAATTTGTTGAAATCGTCAGTGAAACGGAGCTGCATTTTCGTGTGTGGGAAAGAGGATCTGGAATTACACAAGCCTGTGGCACAGGGGCTTGTGCTGCGGCCGTATCAACCATTATAAATGGACATGCGAAAAAAGAAACGGACATGACGGTTCATTTAGCAGGTGGAGATCTCATCATTCGCTGGAAAGACAATGGGCATGTGCTCATGACAGGACCTGCTGAAACCATTTGTGACGGCACATTTTATCTCTAA
- a CDS encoding YuzB family protein, with amino-acid sequence MFPLIEFCVSNLAQGSQEAKEKLEKDPNLDVMEYGCLSYCGKCMDSPFALVNGEFVSGENAEQLVERIYAFIEENEMF; translated from the coding sequence GTGTTCCCACTGATCGAATTTTGTGTAAGCAATCTTGCACAAGGGTCGCAAGAAGCAAAAGAGAAGCTTGAAAAAGACCCAAACCTAGACGTAATGGAATACGGCTGTTTAAGCTACTGCGGCAAATGCATGGACTCCCCATTCGCACTTGTGAATGGAGAATTTGTTTCAGGAGAAAATGCAGAGCAGCTAGTCGAGCGTATTTATGCTTTTATAGAGGAAAATGAGATGTTTTAG
- a CDS encoding NAD(P)/FAD-dependent oxidoreductase translates to MKNLVLIGGGYGNMRVLHRLLPNQLPDDVTITLIDRNPYHCLKTEYYALAAGTISDHHIRVSFPEHPKLDIQYGEVEKVDIENKQILFSDREPIPYDDTVIGLGCEDKYHNVPGAKEHTYSIQTIDQSRHTYNKLNNLSAGATVGIVGAGLSGVELASELRESRTDLNIILFDRGELILSSFPKRLSLYVQKWFEENDVQIINCANITKVEEGVVYNHDDAIEAEVIVWTAGIQPSKVIRDMDVEKDAQGRVVLTPHHNLPEDEHVYVVGDCASLPHAPSAQLAEAQAEQIVQSLQKRWKNEPLPEAYPQFKLKGVLGSLGKKAGFGLVADRPLVGRVPRLLKSGLLWMYKHHNG, encoded by the coding sequence ATGAAAAATTTAGTCTTGATCGGCGGAGGTTACGGGAATATGCGGGTTCTCCACCGCTTATTGCCAAATCAATTACCTGATGATGTTACTATCACATTAATTGATCGAAATCCTTACCACTGTTTAAAAACAGAATATTATGCACTTGCTGCTGGAACGATCTCTGATCATCACATTCGAGTATCTTTTCCAGAGCATCCGAAGCTGGATATTCAATATGGGGAAGTAGAAAAAGTTGATATTGAAAACAAACAGATCTTATTCAGCGACCGTGAACCCATTCCATATGATGACACGGTGATTGGACTCGGCTGTGAGGACAAGTATCATAATGTCCCTGGTGCAAAAGAACATACATACAGCATTCAAACCATTGATCAATCAAGGCATACGTATAACAAATTAAACAATTTGAGTGCGGGCGCAACGGTTGGCATTGTCGGGGCTGGACTTAGCGGGGTAGAGCTAGCCAGTGAACTGCGAGAAAGCCGCACCGATTTAAACATTATTCTTTTTGATCGTGGAGAACTGATTCTATCAAGCTTCCCAAAAAGATTAAGTTTATATGTGCAAAAGTGGTTTGAAGAAAATGATGTACAGATCATTAACTGCGCCAATATTACGAAGGTTGAAGAAGGCGTTGTTTACAACCATGACGACGCAATTGAAGCAGAAGTCATTGTGTGGACAGCAGGCATTCAGCCAAGCAAAGTGATAAGAGACATGGATGTTGAAAAAGACGCACAAGGCCGCGTCGTATTAACTCCTCATCACAATCTCCCTGAAGATGAGCATGTATATGTCGTGGGTGATTGCGCAAGCTTGCCGCATGCCCCAAGTGCACAGCTTGCCGAGGCGCAGGCAGAACAAATTGTCCAATCTCTACAAAAACGCTGGAAAAACGAGCCGCTTCCTGAGGCTTATCCTCAGTTTAAGCTAAAAGGGGTACTAGGCTCTTTAGGGAAAAAAGCCGGCTTTGGCTTAGTTGCGGATCGTCCACTTGTTGGCCGTGTGCCAAGACTCCTAAAATCTGGACTTCTTTGGATGTACAAGCATCACAATGGCTAA
- a CDS encoding YuzD family protein, translating to MNQTVDLYVYGRDVLCASCVNLPSSKDTFEWLDAALKRKYPNQPFRITYIDIEHPPENERQKELCERILDDEFFYPLVLVEDQIVGEGNPKLKDIYQEMEKYGYKESSE from the coding sequence ATGAACCAAACCGTTGATCTTTATGTATATGGAAGAGATGTCCTGTGTGCTAGCTGCGTGAATCTGCCTTCTTCAAAAGATACATTTGAGTGGTTAGATGCAGCGTTAAAACGAAAATATCCGAATCAGCCGTTTCGCATCACATATATTGATATTGAGCACCCGCCAGAAAACGAACGCCAAAAGGAATTGTGTGAACGAATTCTTGATGATGAATTCTTTTATCCACTTGTCCTAGTGGAGGATCAAATTGTTGGAGAGGGCAATCCGAAATTAAAAGACATTTATCAAGAAATGGAGAAATACGGGTACAAAGAGAGCAGTGAATAA
- a CDS encoding S9 family peptidase produces the protein MKKLITAEDITKIVSVSHPVYSPDGKRAVFTKVTVNEKKDDYNIHLWVRDEETDELSQWTFEDGKHHHPVWSKDGKQLAFMLQKPKEVPQLALMQSQGGGVRTLTNIPYGVSHPVFSPDGTFLYAGVSLKQTESVHDEKKEERDDFAPAVYDELTYKADGRGFLDGRLTQIVQVDVRSGEVQPVTSQQHHHINHVVSPCGKWLAYIQTNPQIPYISDVCLLSLEDGTSSKITQSTGAYSSVSFSPNGESLLVIGHEREFQNATFPSLWLYDLKEERAIQLSEMLDMYVGNCMAGDSVMGEANQLPQWTKDSQGFYALVSDQGSTGIYYFSIEGLAYPVRLEAEHITNFSLHPDESKLLLSRLSPVTPSELYELTLGETSLKQITFEHATFLKEHVLSVPEPFSLQSKEGDDVHGWFMKPSQMEDGKKYPLILEIHGGPHAMYGQTYFHEFQMLASEGFAVVYVNPHGSHGYGQMFTDRVRGSYGDVDYEDVMLAVDHVLKAYDFLDETRLGVTGGSYGGFMTNWIVGQTDRFRAAVTQRSISNWISFYGISDIGYFFTRWQIDGDIYDSVDKLWDRSPLKYVKQVNTPLLILHSDEDYRCPVDQAEQLFVALKELGKDTRLVKFPKASHDLSRSGHPGQRIQRLTFIQEWFKEKLS, from the coding sequence ATGAAGAAATTGATAACTGCTGAAGATATAACGAAGATTGTTTCTGTTTCTCATCCGGTCTATTCGCCAGATGGAAAAAGGGCGGTCTTTACAAAAGTCACTGTGAATGAGAAAAAGGATGATTACAATATCCATTTATGGGTTCGAGATGAAGAGACAGATGAGCTGTCTCAATGGACATTTGAGGATGGAAAGCACCATCATCCTGTTTGGTCAAAAGACGGTAAGCAGCTTGCCTTTATGTTGCAAAAGCCAAAGGAAGTTCCTCAGCTGGCACTCATGCAGAGTCAAGGAGGCGGCGTGCGTACCTTAACGAATATTCCTTACGGGGTATCTCATCCTGTATTTTCACCAGATGGAACTTTCCTTTATGCGGGTGTGTCATTAAAACAAACAGAATCTGTTCATGATGAAAAAAAGGAGGAGCGAGATGACTTTGCTCCGGCAGTATATGATGAGTTGACTTATAAGGCAGATGGAAGAGGATTTTTAGATGGGCGTTTGACGCAGATCGTTCAAGTGGATGTCCGTTCAGGCGAGGTACAGCCTGTTACAAGCCAGCAGCATCATCATATAAATCATGTGGTCTCTCCGTGCGGAAAATGGCTCGCCTATATTCAAACAAATCCTCAGATACCTTATATAAGTGATGTGTGTCTTCTCTCATTAGAGGATGGTACATCAAGCAAAATCACACAATCAACCGGCGCCTACTCAAGCGTATCTTTTTCTCCAAATGGAGAAAGCCTTTTGGTCATTGGACATGAGCGCGAATTTCAAAATGCAACTTTCCCATCATTATGGCTGTATGACCTGAAGGAAGAAAGGGCCATCCAGCTATCAGAAATGCTCGATATGTATGTGGGCAACTGTATGGCAGGGGATAGTGTCATGGGTGAAGCCAATCAGCTTCCCCAATGGACAAAAGATAGTCAAGGGTTTTATGCGCTTGTCTCTGATCAAGGAAGTACAGGAATTTATTATTTTTCCATTGAAGGTTTAGCCTACCCTGTTCGACTAGAGGCAGAACATATTACGAACTTCAGCCTTCATCCAGATGAATCAAAATTGCTGCTGAGCCGGCTGTCCCCCGTCACACCAAGTGAGCTGTATGAGCTGACATTAGGGGAAACATCACTAAAGCAAATCACATTCGAGCATGCTACCTTTCTCAAGGAGCATGTCCTCTCAGTACCGGAGCCATTTTCGCTTCAGTCGAAAGAGGGCGACGATGTACATGGGTGGTTCATGAAGCCTTCCCAGATGGAAGACGGGAAGAAATATCCGCTTATTCTAGAGATTCATGGCGGACCGCATGCGATGTATGGTCAAACGTATTTTCATGAATTTCAAATGCTCGCCTCTGAAGGCTTTGCCGTTGTGTATGTCAATCCTCATGGCAGTCATGGGTACGGACAGATGTTTACCGACCGTGTGAGAGGCAGCTATGGTGATGTTGATTATGAGGATGTCATGCTGGCTGTTGATCATGTGCTAAAAGCCTATGATTTTCTTGATGAAACGAGACTCGGAGTGACCGGCGGCAGCTATGGGGGTTTTATGACCAACTGGATTGTCGGACAGACAGACCGCTTTCGTGCAGCCGTCACACAGCGATCCATCTCGAACTGGATTAGTTTTTATGGCATCAGTGATATCGGTTATTTCTTTACAAGGTGGCAGATTGATGGGGATATTTATGATTCGGTTGATAAGCTATGGGATCGTTCGCCGCTTAAGTATGTGAAACAGGTGAACACGCCGCTTCTCATCTTGCACAGCGATGAAGATTATCGCTGTCCAGTCGATCAAGCAGAGCAGCTTTTTGTGGCATTGAAGGAGCTTGGGAAAGACACAAGATTGGTCAAATTCCCGAAGGCATCTCATGATTTATCCAGAAGCGGCCACCCGGGACAGCGCATTCAAAGACTGACCTTTATTCAAGAATGGTTTAAAGAAAAGTTATCCTAA